TTGATGGTTTAGGACAAAACTTTCTCGATGTCGTTCGTCACGAACAGATGCCGCACTTGTTTTTAGCGGGAGGCGCGTCATTACTCTATGATGCCGAACACGCGGCCGCCGCACATGCGTTGCAACAGCATCCATTATCTCAGGATTATGTTTTTGCGGATTGTGGTCATATTCCACATTTGGAGGCGGCAGATGAATTCAATCGGGTGGTCACAGACTGGTTAACCACGTTAAAACTGTGAGGTATTTAGTATGTATCAGCATCATCACATCTCTTTATTAACGGAGAACGTCGTCGCAAATAAGCACTTTTATACAGATGTATTAGGCCTGCGGTTTATTAAGAACTCAGTTAATCAAAATAACCCACATCGGCGTCATATCTATTATGGTGATTATGTTGGCAATCCAGGGAGTGTGGTGACGTTTTTCCCGGTCAATTTTCATGGCCGGCAACGGGTTGATGGTCCCAGTTATTTTGATGGTTTGGCTTTTAACGTGTCCCTTGAAAGCTTAGGGTTTTGGCAGCACCGTTTAGTTAATCAATTTCAAATCGCTGTGGTACAGGCACCAAATACGTTGATTTTTCAAGATTCCGATCATGTTCCACTGCGTTTACAAGGCGTTGAAAACCCACCACGCAGTCGTTGGACAACCAACCCCCAGAGTGACATTCGTGCACAATATCAACTACTAGGTATCGCGACAACAACGCTCGTCGTTAGAAATCAAGCTGCCACGGTACAGTTTTTTGAGCAAATGTTTGGGTTATCTGCGATTGATCATGTGATTACGTTAAATCAATATGAGCATTTGTTGATTAAGCAAAGTCAAACAGACGC
This is a stretch of genomic DNA from Weissella soli. It encodes these proteins:
- a CDS encoding VOC family protein, with the translated sequence MYQHHHISLLTENVVANKHFYTDVLGLRFIKNSVNQNNPHRRHIYYGDYVGNPGSVVTFFPVNFHGRQRVDGPSYFDGLAFNVSLESLGFWQHRLVNQFQIAVVQAPNTLIFQDSDHVPLRLQGVENPPRSRWTTNPQSDIRAQYQLLGIATTTLVVRNQAATVQFFEQMFGLSAIDHVITLNQYEHLLIKQSQTDASLKWGPGSVDHYALGVATSTQLDALWERAAQLGYQQEFRANRGYFESVYFREPSGLRIEVATNGPGFTLDESIADLGTTLSLPGEFETRRAEINDYFARHGLLD